One genomic region from Phocoena sinus isolate mPhoSin1 chromosome 3, mPhoSin1.pri, whole genome shotgun sequence encodes:
- the N4BP3 gene encoding NEDD4-binding protein 3, with amino-acid sequence MATAPGPAGIAMGNVGSLLERQDISPEELRAALSGSRGSRQPDGLFRKSLGQRELFSYLHLPKKDSRTTKRAPRNEPADYATLYYQEHPRAGDFSKTSLPERGRFDKCHIRPSVFKPTVGTGKGFLSMQSLAAHKGQKLWRSNGSLHTLACHPPLSPGPRASQAQARAQLLHALSLDEGGPEPEPSLSDSSSGGSFGRSPSTGPGPFCSSLGHINHLGGSLDRASRGPKEAVLSCLPEPPPPYEFSCPTAEDMVAVLPATCEELKRGLSDENGTNPFTQVLEERQHLWLSELKRLYVEQLHEVTQKAERSERNLQLQLFMAQQEQRRLRKELQAQQGLGPEADPSARSEEEARWEVCQKTAEISLLKQQLREAQAELAQKLAEIFSLKTQLRGSRVQAQAQDAELAQLREAVRSLQEQAPREEAPGSCETDDCKSRGLLGEAGGGEAGDGAEQLRAELLKERLRGQEQALRFEQERRIWQEEKERVLRYQREIQGGYMDMYHRNQVLEQELRALREPLAPWSPRLESSKI; translated from the exons ATGGCCacagccccaggccctgctggCATTGCCATGGGCAACGTGGGCAGCCTGTTGGAACGGCAGGACATTTCCCCTGAAGAGCTACGGGCAGCACTCTCAGGGTCTCGGGGCTCCCGCCAGCCTGATGGGCTGTTCCGGAAAAGCTTGGGCCAGCGCGAGCTCTTCAGCTACCTGCACCTCCCCAAGAAGGACAGCAGGACCACCAAGCGGGCCCCTCGGAACGAGCCTGCCGACTATGCCACCCTCTACTACCAGGAACATCCTCGGGCCGGTGACTTCAGCAAGACTTCGCTGCCTGAGCGGGGTCGTTTTGACAAG TGCCACATTCGCCCATCAGTATTCAAGCCGACAGTGGGCACCGGGAAAGGCTTCCTGTCCATGCAGAGCCTGGCGGCCCACAAGGGTCAGAAGCTGTGGCGCAGCAATGGCAGCCTGCACACGCTGGCCTGCCACCCTCCCCTGAGCCCGGGGCCCCGGgccagccaggcccaggcccgTGCCCAGCTGCTGCATGCCCTCAGCCTGGATGAAGGTGGCCCCGAGCCTGAGCCCAGTCTGTCCGACTCCTCCAGCGGAGGCAGCTTTGGCCGCAGTCCCAGCACCGGCCCCGGCCCCTTCTGCTCCTCCCTGGGCCACATTAACCACCTTGGGGGCTCCCTGGACCGGGCCTCACGGGGTCCCAAGGAGGCTGTGCTGAGCTGCTTGCCCGAACCACCACCCCCCTACGAGTTCTCCTGCCCTACTGCGGAGGACATGGTGGCCGTGCTGCCCGCCACCTGCGAGGAGCTCAAGAGGGGCCTCAGTGATGAGAATGGCACCAACCCCTTCACACAG GTGCTGGAGGAGCGCCAGCATCTGTGGCTGTCTGAGCTGAAGCGCCTATACGTGGAGCAGTTGCACGAGGTGACCCAGAAGGCCGAGCGTAGTGAGCGCAACCTCCAGCTACAGCTGTTCATGGCCCAGCAGGAGCAACGGCGCCTACGCAAGGAGCTACAGGCACAGCAGGGCCTGGGCCCAGAGGCCGATCCCAGTGCCCGATCAGAGGAAGAAGCCCGATGGGAG GTGTGCCAGAAGACAGCAGAGATTAGCCTCCTGAAGCAGCAGCTGCGGGAGGCCCAGGCTGAGCTGGCACAGAAGCTTGCTGAGATCTTCAGCCTGAAGACGCAACTTCGGGGCAGCCGGGTGCAAGCCCAGGCCCAGGACGCAGAGCTGGCCCAGCTGCGAGAGGCTGTGCGGAGCCTGCAGGAGCAGGCCCCTCGGGAGGAGGCCCCAGGCAGCTGTGAGACCGATGACTGCAAGAGCAGGGGGCtgctgggggaggcaggaggcgGTGAGGCCGGCGATGGTGCCGAGCAGCTGCGGGCTGAGCTGCTGAAGGAGCGGCTCCGGGGCCAGGAGCAGGCGCTGCGCTTTGAGCAGGAGCGGCGGATATGGCAGGAGGAGAAGGAGCGGGTGCTGCGCTACCAGCGGGAGATCCAGGGGGGCTACATGGACATGTACCACCGCAACCAGGTGCTGGAACAGGAGCTGCGGGCACTGCGGGAGCCCCTCGCGCCCTGGAGCCCTCGGCTTGAGTCCTCCAAGATCTGA